One Ooceraea biroi isolate clonal line C1 chromosome 6, Obir_v5.4, whole genome shotgun sequence genomic window carries:
- the LOC109610666 gene encoding LOW QUALITY PROTEIN: transient receptor potential protein-like (The sequence of the model RefSeq protein was modified relative to this genomic sequence to represent the inferred CDS: deleted 2 bases in 1 codon; substituted 1 base at 1 genomic stop codon): protein MADDETTAETEGEFENYPSVVYPHLQELERTFFEIVASGSVAEVRLFLEKQPDFNINAINFQFGALFSQGVSALHIAVGERNVAMVEYLLSHPDIDPGDAHLHAIRDNQTRIAILILNKLNELTPGLEYAGVTHSPDFPDDTTPLAVAAQYGHFEMIDMLRFRRHILQKPHPPSCNCDKVCKYAIYGVIYTECKYRSWMMSFILIFILILYRYVRRPERERADILTIEKMRLFLYNAVSNPAYICQTEEDPILKAFELSAELSREASFDKEFYPDYKALSSVSETLFYFFTSNSLDNHQSLISKVIKFITEVKIFLLLRFXLHLRCTKICFLFNYKNLIVYYFMIKEVSQFATDLIGCARKAEEVECVLKQIAGFGRTSSFMYPRLLLALDYKQKTFVAHSNVQQVLVESKWIGTWHEWKVRSTWLKCLSVIPQIGMLPVMALVMLLTPNSKRAKFYEIPVNKFLSSVANYLIFLTFVFLQSRSDKTEQFRGPPNTGTYELVMLVLFILTFIFWIVAALDVRINGQRDLERKYWHKYDPTLIAEGIFCLATIMAFFKLLFICQLDYDLGPLQLSLVKMIRDVGHFVAIFGIIIMAFTVGLCKLYQYYNGMVQTDDESKLKTEQESSFVDFKSTLKTLFWAVFCMSPVESADVIIENLPGERESETIINYHSFTEFIGYLSFASFEFISVIVVLNMLIACMANTFTRVTDNVNVEWIFGRTEVSEFSYILLQEDLEEKKDERFAEVMALLVQRYFRQREKKMEETDVQKLRKELMEFSNILKEALSPS from the exons ATGGCGGATGATGAAACGACAGCTGAAACGGAGGGTGAATTCGAAAAT tATCCCAGTGTGGTGTATCCACATTTACAAGAACTTGAAAGAACGTTCTTCGAGATTGTTGCCAGTGGAAGTGTCGCCGAAGTGCGATTATTTCTAGAAAAGCAGCCAGATTTCAATATAAACGCtattaattttcaa TTTGGCGCTTTGTTCTCTCAGGGTGTTAGCGCACTTCACATCGCAGTCGGTGAGAGAAACGTGGCGATGGTCGAGTATCTGTTGTCTCATCCGGATATTGACCCGGGTGACGCGCATCTACACGCAATCAGAGATAATCAAACCAGGATCGCTATACTGATATTGAACAAGCTGAATGAATTGACGCCGGGGCTGGAATATGCCGGCGTCACTCACAGTCCTGATTTTCCAGACGATACAACCCCTCTCGCTGTGGCGGCGCAATACGGACATTTCGAGATGATTGATATGCTCAGGTTCCGACGTCACATTCTACAGAAACCTCATCCGCCCAGTTGCAACTGCGATAAAGTTTGCAAGTACGCTATATACGGAGTAATATACACGGAATGC aaatacagAAGTTGGATGATGTCTTTTAtccttatatttattttaatactttatcgTTATGTACGCAGaccggaaagagagagagctgaTATCCTGACCATCGAGAAGATGagattgtttttatataacgCGGTATCGAATCCGGCGTACATCTGCCAAACTGAAGAAGACCCGATACTGAAAGCTTTCGAATTGTCCGCTGAGCTTAGCAGAGAAGCGTCATTCGATAAGGAATTTTATCCCGACTATAAAGCGCTATCCAGTGTTAGTgagactttattttatttttttacttcaaATTCATTAGATAATCACCAATCTTTAATTAGCAAAGTTATTAAATTCATAACAGAAgtcaaaatattcttatta ttaagattttaattacatcTGCGATGTActaaaatatgtttcttatttAACTATAAAAACCTAATAGTCTACTATTTTATGATAAAGGAGGTATCCCAATTCGCTACAGATTTGATCGGATGTGCTCGTAAAGCCGAGGAAGTCGAATGTGTACTAAAACAGATCGCTGGTTTTGGTCGCACTTCTAGTTTCATGTATCCACGACTTTTGCTGGCTCTGGATTATAAACAAAAAACTTTCGTAGCCCATTCAAACGTGCAACAGGTA CTCGTTGAAAGTAAATGGATTGGCACTTGGCACGAATGGAAGGTCAGAAGTACATGGCTAAAGTGCCTATCTGTAATCCCGCAGATTGGCATGCTACCAGTCATGGCGCTCGTCATGTTGTTAACGCCAAACTCGAAACGAGCGAAGTTCTATGAAATCCCAGTTAACAAATTTCTCTCCTCCGTAGCAAATTACCTAATATTTCTCACATTCGTGTTTTTGCAATCACGCAGCGACAAAACCGAGCAGTTTCGTGGACCACCAAATACTGGCAC GTATGAGCTTGTCATGCTCGTGCTGTTCATTCTGACGTTTATTTTCTGGATAGTTGCCGCGTTGGACGTTAGAATAAACGGTCAACGTGActtagaaagaaaatattggcACAAATACGATCCGACTTTAATAGCGGAGGGAATTTTCTGTCTTGCGACGATCATGGCATTCTTTAAGCTGTTATTTATCTGCCAGCTAGACTACGATCTCGGACCTCTGCAACTTTCATTAGTTAAGATGATTAGAGACGTCGGTCACTTTGTCGCAATATTTGGTATCATTATTATGGCCTTCACAGTTG GACTATGCAAACTTTATCAGTATTATAATGGGATGGTGCAAACTGATGACGAGTCGAAATTAAAGACCGAGCAAGAAAGTTCCTTTGTTGACTTCAAATCAACTCTAAAAACTCTCTTTTGGGCCGTCTTCTGTATGAGCCCGGTAGAAAGCGCCGACGTGATCATCGAAAATCTTCCAGGTGAAAGGGAATCCGAGACAATAATCAACTACCATAGCTTCACTGAGTTTATCGGTTATCTTTCTTTTGCCA GTTTCGAATTTATATCCGTGATAGTCGTTTTGAATATGCTAATTGCATGTATGGCAAACACCTTTACCAGAGTGACTGATAACGTTAATGTAGAGTGGATTTTTGGCCGAACTGAGGTCAGTGaattctc GTACATTTTGCTGCAGGAAGATttagaagagaaaaaggacgAGCGATTCGCGGAAGTTATGGCGTTACTGGTGCAACGTTACTTTCGTCAACGCGAaaagaagatggaagaaacgGACGTGcaaaaattgagaaaagaaTTGATGGAATTTAGTAACATCCTGAAAGAGGCTCTTAGTCCGTCTTAA